A genomic segment from Actinomadura hallensis encodes:
- the selB gene encoding selenocysteine-specific translation elongation factor, whose product MMHVVATAGHVDHGKSTLVRALTGMEPDRLEEERRRGLTIELGFAWTTLPGGDRLAFVDVPGHERLVATMLAGVGPAPAVLFVVAADQGWQRQSEEHLAVLDALGVRHGLLAVTRRDLAGEAAADRVRKEGLGHLAASSLGEVEAVLVSGATGEGMDDLRAALERLGKSLPGPDRDADVRLWVDRVFTVRGRGTVVTGTLGSGTIRVGDRLDAGGRTVRVRGLQSLKEEHDEVGAVARVAVNVHGGTAEIGRGEALLTPGRWLTTAVADVRLRGDPARELPRELVLHVGTAAVAAHVRPLGDDTARLSLRRPLPLRVGDVALLRDPGRHRVPAGVTVLDVRPEPLTRRGAAAARGRELAALTGRPDGAAELRRRGLIRRADLVAMGFPVPCEPVAGDWLADPAYWAGLRGRLVAAVEEHAAADPADPGLPADAARRALGLPDRALVEALAEGLRRRDGRIYGRATAPELPPDVRAAVDAVRRELAEAPFRAPDANRLAELGLTPKMLAAAARAGALLRLGDGIVLLPGDDARAASVLAGLGGTFTLSEARRALGTTRRVAVPLLEHLDAAGYTVRVDDLRRRCTERTP is encoded by the coding sequence ATGATGCACGTCGTCGCGACCGCCGGCCATGTGGACCACGGCAAGTCGACGCTGGTGCGCGCCCTCACCGGGATGGAGCCCGACCGCCTGGAGGAGGAGCGGCGCCGCGGCCTGACGATCGAGCTGGGCTTCGCCTGGACGACGCTCCCGGGAGGGGACCGCCTCGCGTTCGTGGACGTGCCGGGCCACGAGCGGCTGGTCGCGACGATGCTGGCCGGTGTGGGGCCCGCCCCCGCCGTCCTGTTCGTCGTCGCGGCGGACCAGGGATGGCAGCGGCAGTCGGAGGAGCACCTCGCGGTCCTGGACGCGCTCGGCGTCCGCCACGGACTCCTCGCCGTCACGCGCCGCGACCTCGCCGGCGAGGCCGCCGCGGACCGGGTTCGGAAGGAGGGGCTCGGCCACCTCGCGGCCTCCTCCCTCGGCGAGGTCGAGGCCGTCCTGGTCAGCGGCGCCACCGGCGAGGGCATGGACGACCTCCGCGCCGCGCTGGAGCGGCTCGGGAAGTCGCTGCCCGGCCCCGACCGGGACGCGGACGTCCGTCTCTGGGTCGACCGGGTCTTCACCGTCCGGGGGAGGGGCACGGTCGTGACCGGGACCCTCGGCTCCGGGACGATCCGCGTCGGCGACCGGCTCGACGCCGGCGGCCGGACCGTCCGCGTGCGCGGGCTGCAGTCCCTCAAGGAGGAGCACGACGAGGTCGGCGCCGTCGCCCGCGTCGCCGTCAACGTGCACGGCGGCACCGCGGAGATCGGCCGCGGCGAGGCGCTGCTGACCCCGGGACGCTGGCTCACCACCGCCGTCGCCGACGTGCGGCTGCGCGGCGACCCGGCGCGGGAGCTGCCGCGCGAGCTGGTCCTGCACGTCGGCACCGCGGCGGTCGCGGCGCACGTCCGCCCGCTCGGCGACGACACCGCGCGGCTCTCGCTGCGGCGGCCGCTGCCCCTGCGGGTCGGCGACGTCGCGCTGCTGCGCGATCCGGGACGCCACCGCGTCCCGGCCGGGGTCACCGTGCTGGACGTGCGGCCGGAGCCGCTGACCCGGCGGGGCGCCGCGGCGGCCCGGGGGCGGGAGCTGGCCGCGCTGACCGGGCGGCCCGACGGCGCCGCCGAGCTGCGCCGGCGCGGCCTCATCAGGCGGGCGGACCTCGTCGCCATGGGCTTCCCCGTCCCGTGCGAACCCGTGGCCGGGGACTGGCTCGCCGACCCCGCGTACTGGGCCGGGCTCCGCGGACGCCTCGTCGCGGCCGTCGAGGAGCACGCCGCCGCCGACCCGGCCGACCCCGGCCTTCCCGCCGACGCCGCGCGCCGCGCCCTCGGCCTGCCCGACCGCGCGCTCGTGGAGGCGCTCGCGGAGGGACTGCGGCGGCGCGACGGCCGCATCTACGGGCGGGCGACCGCGCCGGAGCTGCCGCCGGACGTGCGGGCCGCCGTCGACGCGGTCCGCCGCGAGCTGGCCGAGGCCCCGTTCCGCGCGCCCGACGCGAACCGGCTCGCCGAACTCGGCCTCACCCCGAAGATGCTCGCCGCGGCCGCCAGGGCCGGCGCGCTGCTCAGGCTGGGCGACGGGATCGTCCTGCTGCCCGGCGACGACGCCCGCGCCGCCTCCGTCCTCGCCGGACTCGGCGGGACGTTCACGCTGAGCGAGGCGCGCCGCGCGCTCGGCACCACCCGCCGCGTCGCGGTCCCGCTCCTGGAGCACCTGGACGCCGCCGGTTACACGGTCAGGGTGGACGACCTCCGCAGGCGCTGCACCGAAAGGACGCCATGA
- the selD gene encoding selenide, water dikinase SelD — MTQTGMTQTGTTQTTTGAGTRRLTGYAHGGGCACKIPPGELEDVVAGLTAAPASPNGELVVGLDTGDDAAVVRVPGAPGGLAAVATADFFTPVVDDPYDWGRIAAANALSDVYAVGGRPLVAVNLLAWPRDVLPFEIAREVLRGGLDVASLAGCHVGGGHSVDDPEPKYGMAVTGVADPDRLLRNDTGRPGVPLTLTKPLGTGVLNNRHKATGEVFEHAVASMTALNADASAAALDAGAVCATDVTGFGLLGHLYKLARASGVTAVVDAAAVPYLEGARESVRAGYVSGGTRRNLAWVAPHTDFGGADEEERLLLADAQTSGGLLVAGEIPGAPVIGELVAAADHPLVVR; from the coding sequence ATGACCCAGACCGGCATGACCCAGACCGGCACGACACAGACCACGACCGGCGCCGGGACCAGGAGGCTGACCGGGTACGCGCACGGCGGGGGCTGCGCCTGCAAGATCCCGCCCGGCGAGCTGGAGGACGTCGTCGCGGGCCTGACCGCGGCACCCGCGTCCCCGAACGGGGAGCTGGTCGTCGGCCTCGACACCGGCGACGACGCCGCCGTCGTCCGCGTCCCCGGCGCCCCGGGCGGCCTGGCCGCCGTCGCCACCGCCGACTTCTTCACCCCGGTCGTCGACGACCCCTACGACTGGGGCCGCATCGCCGCGGCCAACGCGCTGTCGGACGTCTACGCGGTCGGCGGCCGCCCCCTCGTCGCGGTGAACCTGCTCGCCTGGCCCCGCGACGTCCTGCCGTTCGAGATCGCGCGGGAGGTCCTGCGCGGCGGCCTGGACGTCGCGTCCCTCGCGGGCTGCCACGTCGGCGGCGGCCACAGCGTGGACGACCCCGAGCCCAAGTACGGCATGGCCGTCACCGGGGTCGCCGACCCGGACCGCCTCCTCCGCAACGACACGGGCAGGCCCGGCGTGCCGCTCACCCTCACCAAGCCGCTCGGGACCGGCGTCCTGAACAACCGGCACAAGGCGACCGGCGAGGTGTTCGAGCACGCCGTCGCCTCCATGACGGCGCTGAACGCGGACGCGTCCGCCGCCGCCCTGGACGCGGGCGCCGTCTGCGCCACCGACGTGACCGGCTTCGGCCTCCTCGGCCACCTCTACAAGCTGGCCCGCGCGTCGGGCGTCACCGCCGTGGTCGACGCCGCGGCCGTCCCCTACCTGGAGGGCGCCCGCGAGTCCGTCCGCGCCGGGTACGTCAGCGGCGGCACCCGCCGCAACCTCGCCTGGGTCGCCCCGCACACCGACTTCGGCGGCGCGGACGAGGAGGAGCGGCTGCTGCTCGCCGACGCCCAGACCTCCGGCGGCCTCCTCGTCGCCGGCGAGATCCCCGGCGCCCCCGTCATCGGCGAGCTCGTCGCGGCGGCGGACCACCCCCTGGTCGTCCGCTGA
- the fdh gene encoding formate dehydrogenase → MGVRQWIGSWPVYRQFTGGDPLGRGAAAKSAASERLEARVTGADKVVKSVCPYCAVGCGQDVYVKDDKVIQVEGDPDSPVSRGRLCPKGSATLQLTTGSAREYRVLYRRPHGTEWERLDLDTAMDMIADRVIEARRSGWQWETEDGLRVRRTMGFASLGGATLDNEENYLIKKLFTALGAVQIENQARIUHSSTVPSLGTSFGRGGATTFQQDLQNADCIVVQGSNMAECHPVGFQWVMEAKARGAKLIHVDPRFTRTSALADAHVPLRAGSDIAFLGGIVNYVLQNEKYFRDYVVAYTNASVILNEDFKGTEDLDGVFSGLNRELRSYDHRTWQYEGMTVQAASGQRDMAYDDMLKAVEQSGRGEAHGSGGPAIGVGDPERDPTLRHPRCVFQVLKRHFERYTPEMVERICGVPRDRFLQVCETIAENSGRDRTTAFAYAVGWTQHSVGAQYIRTASILQTLLGNIGRPGGGILALRGHASIQGSTDIPTLFNLLPGYIPMPHAHTNQDLTSFVQGEAARKGFWGNMSAYMVSLLKSYWGDAATADNDFCFDYLPRLTGSHSTYDTSMAQIDGVCKGYFLMGENPAVGSANAKIQRLGMANLDWLVVRDLSLIESATWWKDGPEIESGEMRTEDIGTEVFFLPAATHTEKDGTFTNTQRLLQWHHQAVKPAGDARSDLWFTYHLGRIIRAKLAGSTDEMDRPILDLTWDYPTVDELGEPDAAAVLAEINGFDGDGNPLSSYTQLKDDGSTSCGCWIYCGCYAGGVNQTARRKPGKDQNWVAPEWGWAWPLNRRIIYNRASADKDGKPWSERKALVWWDADQGRWTGHDEPDFVADRPPDYKPPREATGPDALAGDDPFIMQADGKAWLFVPSGLTDGPLPTHYEPQESPFTNPLYGQQRNPVRYLLRPHPDNLYAPSGESPGADVYPYAATTYRLTEHHTAGGMSRWQPYLAELQPEFFCEVSPELAAERGLEHGGWATIVSPRNVVEARVLVTERMQPLRVDGRTLHQIGLPYHWGPNGYSTGDAANELIHLALDPNSHIQETKVWSVDIRPGRRPRGPAAPALVREYRRRAGITDETGTEV, encoded by the coding sequence GTGGGCGTTCGCCAGTGGATCGGGTCGTGGCCCGTCTACCGCCAGTTCACCGGCGGCGACCCGCTGGGTCGCGGCGCGGCGGCCAAGAGCGCCGCCAGCGAACGGCTCGAGGCGCGGGTGACCGGCGCCGACAAGGTCGTGAAGTCGGTCTGCCCGTACTGCGCGGTCGGCTGCGGGCAGGACGTCTACGTCAAGGACGACAAGGTCATCCAGGTCGAGGGCGACCCGGACTCGCCGGTCAGCCGGGGGAGGCTGTGCCCGAAGGGCTCGGCCACCCTCCAGCTGACCACCGGGTCGGCACGGGAGTACCGGGTCCTCTACCGCCGCCCGCACGGCACCGAGTGGGAGCGCCTCGACCTCGACACGGCGATGGACATGATCGCCGACCGGGTGATCGAGGCGCGCCGCTCCGGCTGGCAGTGGGAGACCGAGGACGGGCTGCGGGTCCGGCGGACGATGGGCTTCGCGAGCCTCGGCGGCGCCACCCTCGACAACGAGGAGAACTACCTGATCAAGAAGCTGTTCACCGCGCTCGGCGCGGTGCAGATCGAGAATCAGGCCCGCATTTGACACTCCTCCACCGTTCCCAGTCTGGGAACCTCGTTCGGACGCGGCGGCGCGACCACCTTCCAGCAGGACCTGCAGAACGCGGACTGCATCGTCGTCCAGGGCTCGAACATGGCCGAGTGCCACCCGGTCGGGTTCCAGTGGGTGATGGAGGCGAAGGCGCGCGGGGCGAAGCTGATCCACGTGGACCCGCGGTTCACGCGGACGAGCGCGCTCGCCGACGCGCACGTCCCGCTGCGCGCGGGCAGCGACATCGCGTTCCTCGGCGGGATCGTGAACTACGTCCTGCAGAACGAGAAGTACTTCCGCGACTACGTCGTGGCCTACACCAACGCGTCGGTCATCCTCAACGAGGACTTCAAGGGCACCGAGGACCTGGACGGCGTCTTCTCCGGCCTGAACCGGGAGCTGCGCAGCTACGACCACCGGACCTGGCAGTACGAGGGCATGACGGTCCAGGCGGCGTCCGGCCAGCGGGACATGGCCTACGACGACATGCTGAAGGCGGTCGAGCAGTCGGGGCGCGGTGAGGCCCACGGGTCCGGCGGCCCGGCCATCGGCGTCGGCGACCCCGAGCGCGACCCGACACTGCGGCATCCGCGATGCGTGTTCCAGGTGCTCAAGCGGCACTTCGAGCGCTACACCCCGGAGATGGTGGAGCGGATCTGCGGCGTCCCGCGCGACCGGTTCCTCCAGGTCTGCGAGACGATCGCGGAGAACTCGGGCCGGGACCGGACGACCGCGTTCGCGTACGCGGTGGGCTGGACGCAACACTCGGTCGGCGCCCAGTACATCCGGACGGCGTCGATCCTGCAGACGCTGCTCGGCAACATCGGGCGTCCCGGCGGCGGCATCCTGGCGCTGCGCGGGCACGCGTCCATCCAGGGCTCGACGGACATCCCGACGCTGTTCAACCTGCTGCCGGGCTACATCCCGATGCCGCACGCGCACACCAACCAGGACCTCACCTCGTTCGTGCAGGGCGAGGCCGCCCGCAAGGGTTTCTGGGGCAACATGAGCGCCTACATGGTGAGCCTGCTGAAGTCGTACTGGGGCGACGCGGCGACGGCCGACAACGACTTCTGCTTCGACTACCTGCCTCGGCTGACCGGCTCGCACAGCACCTACGACACCTCGATGGCGCAGATCGACGGGGTCTGCAAGGGCTACTTCCTCATGGGCGAGAACCCGGCCGTCGGGTCGGCGAACGCCAAGATCCAGCGGCTCGGGATGGCGAACCTGGACTGGCTCGTCGTCCGCGACCTGTCGCTGATCGAGTCCGCGACATGGTGGAAGGACGGCCCGGAGATCGAGTCGGGCGAGATGCGGACCGAGGACATCGGCACCGAGGTGTTCTTCCTGCCCGCCGCGACGCACACCGAGAAGGACGGCACCTTCACCAACACGCAGCGGCTGCTGCAGTGGCACCACCAGGCGGTGAAACCCGCCGGGGACGCCCGCAGCGACCTGTGGTTCACCTACCACCTCGGCCGCATCATCCGGGCGAAGCTCGCCGGCTCCACCGACGAGATGGACCGCCCGATCCTGGACCTGACCTGGGACTACCCGACGGTCGACGAGCTGGGCGAGCCGGACGCCGCGGCCGTCCTCGCCGAGATCAACGGTTTCGACGGCGACGGGAACCCGCTGTCGTCCTACACGCAGCTGAAGGACGACGGGTCCACCTCGTGCGGCTGCTGGATCTACTGCGGCTGCTACGCCGGCGGCGTCAACCAGACCGCGCGCCGGAAACCGGGCAAGGACCAGAACTGGGTCGCCCCCGAGTGGGGCTGGGCGTGGCCGCTGAACCGCCGCATCATCTACAACCGGGCCTCCGCCGACAAGGACGGCAAGCCCTGGAGCGAGCGCAAGGCGCTGGTGTGGTGGGACGCCGATCAGGGCAGGTGGACGGGCCACGACGAGCCCGACTTCGTCGCCGACCGCCCGCCCGACTACAAGCCGCCCAGGGAGGCGACCGGCCCGGACGCGCTCGCGGGCGACGACCCGTTCATCATGCAGGCGGACGGCAAGGCGTGGCTGTTCGTCCCGTCGGGGCTGACCGACGGGCCGCTGCCGACGCACTACGAGCCGCAGGAGTCGCCGTTCACGAACCCGCTGTACGGGCAGCAGCGCAACCCCGTCCGGTACCTGCTGCGCCCGCACCCCGACAACCTGTACGCGCCGAGCGGCGAGTCGCCGGGCGCGGACGTGTACCCGTACGCGGCGACCACGTACCGGCTCACCGAGCACCACACGGCGGGCGGGATGTCGCGGTGGCAGCCCTACCTCGCCGAGCTGCAGCCGGAGTTCTTCTGCGAGGTCTCGCCGGAGCTGGCGGCCGAGCGCGGCCTGGAGCACGGCGGCTGGGCGACGATCGTCAGCCCGCGCAACGTGGTCGAGGCGCGGGTGCTGGTGACCGAGCGGATGCAGCCGCTCAGGGTGGACGGGCGCACCCTGCACCAGATCGGCCTGCCCTACCACTGGGGCCCGAACGGCTACAGCACGGGCGACGCCGCGAACGAGCTGATCCACCTGGCCCTGGACCCGAACTCCCACATCCAGGAGACCAAGGTGTGGTCGGTGGACATCCGGCCGGGCCGCCGCCCCCGCGGCCCCGCCGCCCCGGCACTGGTGCGCGAGTACCGCCGCCGCGCCGGCATCACCGACGAGACGGGCACCGAGGTCTAG
- a CDS encoding SCO6745 family protein encodes MAELSAIDTTRAADKIIHDIGAKWMLDKETWEHGKRNGFDNPFAHYFAGRCGVLGDVDADVVYAALGWFAPGLVRAMWEEGVAIAGPAEAARRYALACADWGRAHVPDDPRLCELGERVVNAAEASGLPLFAGWRAHPLPEGGPERLTHVLHVLRELRGGLHLIATTSVGLSPLEAVLAVNPPERAQFLGWQGDLPDCGHLRPRREEAEEITDRLCAAVYERALSPSERAEFAALVEKAGGAVLG; translated from the coding sequence ATGGCCGAGCTGAGCGCGATCGACACGACGAGGGCCGCCGACAAGATCATTCACGACATCGGGGCCAAGTGGATGCTCGACAAGGAGACGTGGGAGCACGGGAAGAGGAACGGTTTCGACAACCCCTTCGCGCACTACTTCGCCGGGAGGTGCGGCGTCCTCGGCGACGTGGACGCCGACGTCGTGTACGCCGCGCTCGGCTGGTTCGCGCCCGGCCTCGTCCGGGCCATGTGGGAGGAGGGCGTCGCGATCGCCGGGCCGGCCGAGGCCGCGCGGCGGTACGCGCTCGCGTGCGCGGACTGGGGCCGCGCGCACGTCCCGGACGACCCGCGCCTCTGCGAGCTGGGCGAGCGGGTCGTGAACGCCGCCGAGGCGTCGGGGCTGCCCCTGTTCGCCGGCTGGCGCGCCCACCCGCTTCCCGAGGGCGGGCCGGAGCGGCTGACCCACGTCCTGCACGTGCTGCGGGAACTGAGGGGCGGGCTGCACCTGATCGCGACGACCTCGGTCGGGCTCTCGCCGCTGGAGGCCGTCCTCGCCGTGAACCCGCCGGAGCGGGCGCAGTTCCTCGGCTGGCAGGGCGACCTCCCCGACTGCGGCCACCTCAGGCCCCGGCGGGAGGAGGCCGAGGAGATCACCGACCGGCTCTGCGCCGCGGTGTACGAGCGGGCGCTGTCGCCCTCCGAGCGCGCCGAGTTCGCCGCGCTGGTCGAGAAGGCGGGCGGTGCCGTCCTCGGCTGA
- a CDS encoding LacI family DNA-binding transcriptional regulator, whose amino-acid sequence MAAESPEAPDGRRLAVMEDVAAMAGVSAMTVSRVLNAPEKVRPQTRARVMAAVRALDYRPNSAARVLATGKSGVLGVVSFDTTLYGPASTVFSIEQAARENDYAVSIVSLSSLNRRSIGEGVERLRGQSVDGIMVVAPHESAADGLKELPPDTPLVAVGAGADVPFPVVAVDHRAGAERAVRHLLNLGHETVLHLAGPADWVDASGRVDGWRAALEAAGREAPPPPAGDWSARSGYEFGRQIAADPEVTAVFAANDAMALGLLRALREAGRDVPGDVSVVGFDDVPEAAYFPPPLTTVRQNFAEVGRRAFDLLLDRIGGAPAHGTRRVVEPELVVRESTGVPRGT is encoded by the coding sequence GTGGCCGCCGAATCACCGGAGGCGCCCGACGGCCGGCGGCTGGCGGTGATGGAGGACGTGGCGGCGATGGCCGGCGTCTCGGCGATGACCGTGTCGCGCGTGCTGAACGCCCCCGAGAAGGTGCGGCCGCAGACCCGCGCCCGGGTGATGGCCGCGGTCAGGGCCCTGGACTACCGCCCCAACTCCGCGGCGCGCGTCCTGGCCACGGGCAAGTCCGGCGTCCTCGGCGTGGTCAGCTTCGACACCACGCTGTACGGCCCGGCGTCCACCGTGTTCAGCATCGAGCAGGCCGCCCGCGAGAACGACTACGCCGTCAGCATCGTCAGCCTGAGCTCCCTGAACCGCCGGTCGATAGGGGAGGGCGTGGAGCGGCTCCGCGGCCAGTCGGTCGACGGGATCATGGTCGTGGCCCCGCACGAGTCCGCGGCGGACGGGCTGAAGGAGCTGCCGCCCGACACCCCGCTCGTCGCCGTCGGTGCGGGCGCGGACGTGCCGTTCCCCGTCGTCGCGGTCGACCACCGGGCGGGCGCCGAGCGCGCCGTGCGGCACCTGCTGAACCTCGGGCACGAGACCGTGCTGCACCTGGCGGGCCCGGCCGACTGGGTGGACGCCAGCGGGCGGGTCGACGGCTGGCGCGCCGCGCTGGAGGCCGCCGGGCGCGAGGCCCCGCCCCCGCCCGCCGGGGACTGGAGCGCCCGCTCCGGCTACGAGTTCGGCCGGCAGATCGCCGCCGACCCCGAGGTCACCGCGGTCTTCGCCGCCAACGACGCGATGGCGCTCGGACTGCTGCGCGCCCTGCGCGAGGCCGGGCGGGACGTGCCCGGCGACGTCAGCGTGGTGGGCTTCGACGACGTCCCCGAGGCCGCCTACTTCCCGCCGCCGCTCACCACCGTCCGGCAGAACTTCGCCGAGGTGGGGCGGCGGGCCTTCGACCTGCTGCTCGACCGGATCGGCGGCGCCCCGGCGCACGGGACGCGCCGGGTCGTCGAACCGGAGCTCGTCGTCCGGGAGAGCACGGGGGTCCCACGGGGGACCTAG
- the araA gene encoding L-arabinose isomerase, which translates to MSFPNREIWFLTGSQGLYGEDTLRQVAEQSAEIAARLGEALPVAVRWLPVLTGADAIRRTCLDAGADDACIGVIAWMHTFSPAKMWIAGLDVLTKPLLHLHTQANVELPWASIDMDFMNLNQAAHGDREFGFVQARVGVARKTVAGHVSDPSVGARAAGWARAAAGLHELRRLKLARFGDNMRDVAVTEGDKVEAQLRFGVSVNTYGVNDLVEVVDAVPDADVTALVKEYQDLYDVAPELRTGGERHDSLRYGARIELGLRTFLDDGGFRAFTTNFEDLGGLRQLPGLAVQRLMADGYGFGGEGDWKTATLLRTLKTASAGLPGGTSFMEDYTYHLEPGNELILGAHMLEVCPSIAAGRPSLEIHPLSIGGREDPVRLVFDAAPGPAVVAGLADMGDRFRLVANEIEVVAPPEPLPMLPVARAVWRPLPDLRTSTEAWLTAGAPHHTVLTAALGTQELDDLAEMAGVELLTIGADTTLRQFTKEIRWNQAYYRLAGGL; encoded by the coding sequence ATGAGCTTTCCGAACCGCGAGATCTGGTTCCTCACCGGCAGCCAGGGCCTGTACGGCGAGGACACCCTGCGGCAGGTCGCCGAGCAGTCGGCGGAGATCGCCGCGCGGCTCGGGGAGGCGCTGCCGGTCGCCGTAAGGTGGCTGCCCGTCCTCACCGGCGCCGACGCGATCCGCCGCACCTGCCTGGACGCCGGTGCCGACGACGCCTGCATCGGCGTCATCGCGTGGATGCACACGTTCTCCCCCGCGAAGATGTGGATCGCCGGGCTCGACGTCCTGACCAAGCCCCTGCTCCACCTGCACACGCAGGCGAACGTGGAGCTGCCCTGGGCGTCGATCGACATGGACTTCATGAACCTCAACCAGGCCGCCCACGGCGACCGCGAGTTCGGGTTCGTCCAGGCCCGGGTCGGCGTCGCCCGCAAGACCGTCGCCGGGCACGTCAGCGACCCCTCGGTCGGGGCGCGCGCCGCCGGGTGGGCGCGGGCCGCGGCGGGCCTGCACGAGCTGCGGCGGCTGAAGCTGGCCCGGTTCGGCGACAACATGCGCGACGTCGCCGTCACCGAGGGCGACAAGGTCGAGGCGCAGCTGCGGTTCGGCGTCTCCGTCAACACCTACGGCGTGAACGACCTGGTCGAGGTCGTGGACGCCGTCCCGGACGCGGACGTCACCGCGCTGGTCAAGGAGTACCAGGACCTCTACGACGTCGCCCCGGAGCTGCGGACCGGAGGCGAGCGCCACGACTCGCTCCGCTACGGGGCGCGGATCGAGCTGGGGCTGCGGACGTTCCTCGACGACGGCGGCTTCCGGGCGTTCACCACGAACTTCGAGGACCTCGGCGGGCTGCGGCAGCTGCCCGGCCTCGCCGTCCAGCGGCTCATGGCCGACGGCTACGGCTTCGGCGGCGAGGGCGACTGGAAGACCGCGACGCTGCTGCGCACGCTGAAGACCGCCTCCGCCGGGCTGCCCGGCGGCACGTCGTTCATGGAGGACTACACCTACCACCTGGAACCCGGCAACGAGCTGATCCTCGGCGCGCACATGCTGGAGGTCTGCCCGTCCATCGCCGCGGGACGTCCCTCGCTGGAGATCCACCCGCTGAGCATCGGCGGCCGCGAGGACCCGGTCCGGCTGGTGTTCGACGCCGCGCCCGGCCCCGCCGTCGTCGCGGGCCTCGCCGACATGGGCGACCGGTTCCGGCTGGTCGCGAACGAGATCGAGGTGGTGGCGCCGCCGGAGCCGCTGCCGATGCTGCCGGTGGCCCGCGCCGTGTGGCGCCCGCTGCCCGACCTGCGCACGTCCACCGAGGCGTGGCTGACGGCGGGCGCCCCGCACCACACCGTCCTGACCGCGGCGCTCGGGACGCAGGAGCTGGACGACCTCGCCGAGATGGCCGGGGTGGAGCTGCTCACGATCGGCGCGGACACGACGCTGCGGCAGTTCACGAAGGAGATCCGGTGGAACCAGGCGTACTACCGCCTGGCCGGGGGCCTGTGA
- a CDS encoding L-ribulose-5-phosphate 4-epimerase, translated as MPEPGDGIAALRTELAALHRMLVDSGLVVWTAGNVSARAGDDAFLIKPSGVPYEHLTPDSMVLCDLEGKPADGEQLKPSSDVFAHAYVYRHRPDVGGVVHTHSTYATAWAARGEPVPCVLTAMADEFGGEIPVGPFALIGGDEIGRGIVETLDGHRSPAVLMRNHGVFTIGADARAAVKAAVMCEDVARTVHLSRQLGEPQPMDAADIDRLYDRYQNAYGQ; from the coding sequence ATGCCAGAGCCGGGCGACGGGATCGCGGCGCTCCGCACGGAGCTCGCCGCCCTGCACCGGATGCTCGTCGACAGCGGGCTGGTCGTGTGGACGGCCGGGAACGTGTCGGCGCGCGCCGGGGACGACGCCTTCCTGATCAAACCGAGCGGCGTTCCCTACGAGCACCTCACCCCCGACTCGATGGTGCTGTGCGACCTGGAGGGCAAGCCCGCCGACGGCGAGCAGCTCAAGCCGTCCAGCGACGTGTTCGCCCACGCCTACGTGTACAGGCACCGCCCCGACGTCGGCGGAGTGGTGCACACCCACTCGACCTACGCGACCGCGTGGGCGGCCCGCGGTGAGCCGGTCCCGTGCGTGCTGACCGCGATGGCGGACGAGTTCGGCGGCGAGATCCCCGTCGGCCCGTTCGCGCTCATCGGCGGCGACGAGATCGGCCGCGGCATCGTCGAGACCCTCGACGGGCACCGCAGCCCCGCCGTGCTCATGCGCAACCACGGCGTCTTCACGATCGGCGCCGACGCCCGCGCGGCGGTCAAGGCGGCCGTGATGTGCGAGGACGTCGCCCGGACCGTCCACCTGTCGCGGCAGCTCGGCGAGCCGCAGCCGATGGACGCCGCAGACATCGACCGGCTGTACGACCGCTACCAGAACGCCTACGGGCAGTAG